The Rhodococcus sp. ABRD24 genome contains the following window.
GGCTGACGGCGCGTTCTACGTATACGCCGACATCTCGCACCTCACCGGCGACTCGACGGCATGGTGCGCACGACTGCTCGCAGATACCGGCCTCGCGCTGGCGCCGGGCATCGACTTCGACACCGTGCACGGCGACCACACCGTCCGCCTGTCGTTCGCCGGGTCGACGGCGGAGATCCGCGACGCCCTCGCGCGTCTCGAGCGGTGGTTGCCCGCGCCACGTTAGGGGAGAAGGCCCCTTCCCCTGCGTCCCCCTCCTTCTGTGTCCCCCTCCTCCTTCTGTGTCAAAGCCCCACTCTTCGCACAATCCGTCGTGGTACCTGACCGGCGGCTGGCACCATGGGGGGATGACTTCCGCGGCGACCCCCAAGGGCGAGCGGCGTCGTCAGGCACTCGTCGTTGCCGCAGCGGATCTGTTGCTCGAGGGTGGCTTCGACGCCGTCCGCCACCGTGCAGTGGCAACGCGGGCGGGCCTGCCACTGGCGTCCACCACGTATTACTTCGGTTCGCTGGACGAGCTGGTGGCGCTCGCCGTGGAGCACAACGGAAACCGTGAACTCGACGCGATCCGCGAACGCATCGAGGAGGTGACGCAGCGCCGCCGCGGCGTCGAGTCCACCGTCGACCTCATCGTCGACCTGCTGGTGGGCCCGGATCTGGATGGCGAGGGTGACGGCGCCCGCGAGCGGCTGATCGCGCGGTACGAACGGTTCGTCGCGTCGGCCCGGCATCCGGAGCTGCGGGAGGTGCAGCTGCGGCTGCGTGCTCAGCTCGACGACCTGCTCACCGAGGTGCTGCGCCGGTCCGGCCGCATCGTGCGCGAGCCCCAACTACGTCGGCTGGTGGCCGTGGTCGACGGTGTCGTGGTCGGTGCGCTCAGCGAGGTGGACCCTGATCCCCGGGGCATGGCGCGCGCAATGCTGCTCGACCTCATCGACGAGTTCGCGCCTCCGAGCACGCGCTGACGAGGGGCTTCGGGTCTCGCCGTAAACTGGGGCCTCGTGAGCCGCATCCCGAACGTCCTTGCCAACCGTTACGCCAGCCCCGAGCTGAAGGCGCTGTGGTCGCCGGAGTACAAGATCGTGCTCGAGCGTCAGCTGTGGCTGGCGGTGCTGCGGGCGCAGGCAGAGCTCGGAATCGACGTTCCGCAGGAGGCTCTCGCCGACTACGAGCGGGTGCTCGAGACGGTCGACCTGGACTCGATCGCCGAGCGTGAGCGCATCACCCGCCATGATGTGAAGGCGCGCATCGAGGAGTTCAACGCCCTCGCCGGCCACGAGCATGTGCACAAGGGTCTGACCAGCCGCGACCTCACCGAGAACGTCGAGCAGTTGCAGGTGCTGCGGTCGCTCGAACACGTCTACGACCACGGCGTGGCGATCGTCGCCCGCCTGGGCGAGCGGGCAGCCGAGTACACCGGTTTCGTTATGGCCGGACGCTCCCACAACGTCGCCGCACAGGCCACCACGCTCGGGAAGCGTTTCGCGTCGGCCGCCGACGAGCTGCTCGTTGCGCTCACCCGTCTGCGGGAGCTCATCGACCGTTATCCGCTGCGCGGCATCAAGGGCCCGATGGGTACCGCACAGGACATGCTGGACCTGCTCGACGGCGATGCGGCCAAGCTCGAGCAGCTCGAGAAGAAGGTTGCCGAGCACCTCGGCTTCGCGCACGTGTTCACCAGCGTCGGCCAGGTGTACCCGCGCTCGCTCGACCACGACGTGCTGTCCGCGCTGGTCCAGGTGGGCGCAGCACCGTCGTCGTTTGCGCACACGATCCGCCTGATGGCCGGTCACGAGCTGGTCACCGAGGGCTTCCAGCCCGGCCAGGTGGGCTCGTCGGCCATGCCACACAAGATGAACACCCGCTCGTGTGAGCGGGTCAACGGCCTGCAGGTGGTGCTGCGCGGCTACGCGTCGATGGCCGCCGAACTGGCGGGTGCGCAGTGGAACGAGGGCGACGTGTTCTGCTCCGTCGTCCGCCGCGTCGCGTTGCCCGACGCGTTCTTCGCGATTGACGGACAGATGGAGACCTTCCTGACCGTGCTCGCCGAGTTCGGTGCGTACCCGGCCGTCATCGAGAAGGAACTCACCCGCTACCTGCCGTTCCTCGCGACCACCAAGGTCCTCATGGCCGCGGTGCGCGCGGGTGTCGGACGCGAGACCGCACACGAGGTCATCAAGGAGCATGCCGTCTCGGTCGCGCTCGCGATGCGTGAGCAGGGCAAGGATCCGGACCTGCTGGATCGTCTGGCCGCCGACGACCGTCTGCCGCTCGATCGCGCCGCGCTCGACGAGGCCCTCGCCGACAAGTCCGCGTTTGTCGGTGCCGCCGGCGCGCAGGTGGACTCGGTGGTGGCGCAGGTACAGAAGCTCGTCGATGCCAACCCGGACGCCGCCCGATACGCACCCGGAGCGATCCTCTAGGTCGGCCCCCCGAACTACGACTGCCGGCAGGCCGGCGCCCCTCTCCGAGGAGTGAGGCGCCGGCCTGCCGACGTTCTCGGCTGTCGCGCTATGTCGTCCGTCCTGGTGGCGGGGCGCGAGCGTTCGGCGAAACCGCCGGTTGCGCCGTGATCGATGCAGTACTGTGACCTCATTCGGCGGCGGTTGGACGCGTGTCCAACTGTCGGGGTTGGTGCATCATCCAAAGAGGGGCTGAACGAAGTTGAAGAAAAAGAACACACGCCGGCTGCTAGCCGGCGCGAGCGCAGTCGCCATGACAGCAGGCTTCGCCGCATCGTTGGGCGTCGGGACAGCATCCGCGGCACCCGTGAGCGGATCGACAAATTCCGGCAGTTGGACGTTCAACCGAACGATCAGCAACGGCACGCCGGTCCCGGGCGAGACGATCACCGTCACGAACAACATTCGTTGGAACGGCGGCCTCGCACCGACCATCAGCGCCTTCAAGGACATTCACCCGGCCTGCCTGACGTACGTCGCGAATTCGTCGCGAGTCTCCGGCAAGGGTGTCGGCACTGATTCGAGCGACCCGACTGTCGTGCGCATGACGGGATCGTGGATTCGTAGTGCCGTCGACCGGAATATCGACTACACGGTTCAGTACACCGTCGGTCAGAACTGCGCTCGCGACGTCGCCCTGACAACCGGCGCCGGAATCTCCGCGAACCAGGGCACCGGCTCCGAAACCGCCAACGCGGGTCCGTCGATCACGGTCGCGAAGTCCGCGACGACGACCTCTTTGACGGTTTCTCCTGTTCCGCAGGTTGATTCGGTGTCGACGTTGACGGCGACTGTGTCTGGTGGTGTCGCTGGTGTTGTCGAGTTCTCGAACAATGGTGTTGTTCTGGGGACTGGTACTGCGGTTGATGGTGTTGCGACGTATTCGTGGACTCCGGGTGTTGCGGATGCGGGTCAGTCGTTTTCGGTGATTGCGAAGTATCTGGGTGATGCGTCGAATGCGGCGTCGGTGTCGGTGGCGCAGACGGGCACGGTTGCTGCGGCTCCGGCGGTGCCGGCGGCTCCGAGTGATGTGGTTGTTTCTCCGGCTGCTGTGGTGGTCGGGGACACGGTGACTGTGTCGGGTAAGGCTGAGGCTGGTTCGTCTGTGGTGGTGACTGCGGGTGGTCAGACTTGTAGTGCGACGGCGGATGTCGGTGGGGTTTTCAGTTGTGATGTCGTCGTTGATGTTGTCGGTTCGGTGAGTGTGACTGCGGTTGCGAGCAATGGTGTCGGTAGTGGTCCGGCGTCGGTTCCGGTTTCTGTCGAGGTTTCCAAGCGTGCGACGGCGACTTCGTTGACGGTTTCTCCTGTTCCGCAGGTTGATTCGGTGTCGACGTTGACGGCGACTGTGTCTGGTGGTGTCGCTGGTGTTGTCGAGTTCTCGAACAATGGTGTTGTTCTGGGGACTGGTACTGCGGTTGATGGTGTTGCGACGTATTCGTGGACTCCGGGTGTTGCGGATGCGGGTCAGTCGTTTTCGGTGATTGCGAAGTATCTGGGTGATGCGTCGAATGCGGCGTCGGTGTCGGTGGCGCAGACGGGCACGGTTGCTGCGGCTCCGGCGGTGCCGGCGGCTCCGAGTGATGTGGTTGTTTCTCCGGCTGCTGTGGTGGTCGGGGACACGGTGACTGTGTCGGGTAAGGCTGAGGCTGGTTCGTCTGTGGTGGTGACTGCGGGTGGTCAGACTTGTAGTGCGACGGCGGATGTCGGTGGGGTTTTCAGTTGTGATGTCGTCGTTGATGTTGTCGGTTCGGTGAGTGTGACTGCGGTTGCGAGCAATGGTGTCGGTAGTGGTCCGGCGTCGGTTCCGGTTTCTGTCGAGGTTTCCAAGCGTGCGACGGCGACTTCGTTGACGGTTTCTCCTGTTCCGCAGGTTGATTCGGTGTCGACGTTGACGGCGACTGTGTCTGGTGGTGTCGCTGGTGTTGTCGAGTTCTCGAACAATGGTGTTGTTCTGGGGACTGGTACTGCGGTTGATGGTGTTGCGACGTATTCGTGGACTCCGGGTGTTGCGGATGCGGGTCAGTCGTTTTCGGTGATTGCGAAGTATCTGGGTGATGCCTCGAATGCGGCGTCGGTGTCGGTGGCGCAGACGGGCACGGTTGCTGCGGCTCCGGTCGGTAGCGTAGTGATCGCCGTGAACCCGGCCGCACCCATCTCGGGCGCCCCTTCAGCCATCACGGTCACCGGCGCAGACACGGGAACGGACGTGACCATCAAGGTTGGCGCCGAGACCATCTGCACCGCAACGGTTACTGCGGACGGAACGGCCACTTGTACCTGGACCCCGACCGCTGCGGGCAGCCAGGTTCTGACCGTGGACGTCACCGTGGGCGGTACCGCGAACACGGTCACCAAGGTCGTCACCGTCGAAGCCGAGGAGGTCCCGGGCAGTCCCACCGGATCTCTCGGTTCGTTGGCCGGATTGCTGGGATCCAGCTAGTCGGTAAAATCAGTCGGGCAGCGTAAGTACGCCATTCGGCAACGAGCCCCCATCGGAGAGATCCGTTGGGGGCTCGTTCGGTACTTCAGTCGCCGCGGCGGGGTTGTGCGTCGAGCCGTGGCCGACGGTCGAGGAGAGTCAGCAGTCGTCGGGCGCGAGCTTGCCGAGGATCCGGCGCAGCTCGGCGCGGTCGTGGGCATCGAGCGAGCCGAAGAAGTCCGCGGCCTGGGCGTCGCGTGCGGCCGACATCTCGGTGATCAGCTTCAGGCCGGTGTCGGTGAGCTGCACGCAGACGGCACGACGGTCGACGCCGTCGGCGACGCGCTCGACGAGATTGCGTTTCTGTAGCCGGTCGACCACCTCGGTGGCTGATCGGGGCGCGATGCTCAGTGCCTTCGCGACGTCGCCCAGTCGTGGTCGGCCGTCGGCCTCGTGGTGGATGACGCGCAGCGCACGGAACTCGTGGGGCGAGAGTTCCCATGGCTCGAGCGCGGTGAACCAGTTCCGACGCAGGGTCCGGGATGTCGACATCACGAGATCGCGGAGCTCTTCGGCGGGTACCTCCGTCATGGTGCCGGAGCTTACCTCACTTGACAGCTACCTCATGTTGAGGCAACCTCAGTAATTGGCTTGCCCCGACTTCCGAGAGGGGTGGTGTAGTGACAAGCCCTCACTTCGGTGGGCCCGGCGGGGGTCCCATACGTACCCGCAAGATCGATCCCGCCGACCGTGCCCAGCTCGAGGATTCCCCGGTGAGTCTGCGCCGGATCGGCTCACTGTTCGCGCCGTACCGCTGGCAGATTTGCGTGGTGATGGTGCTGATCGTGGTGTCGTCCACGATCTCTCTGGCCAACCCCTTCCTGGTCCGAGAGGTGATCGACCGCGCGATTCCCGACCAGAACGTGAGCCTGCTTGTGTGGGCCGTGCTCGGCATGCTCGCCATCACGATTGCCGGCTCCGTGCTCGGTGTAGTGCAGACGTGGATCTCGACCACCGTCGGGCAGCACATCATGCACGATCTGCGCACCCGCGTGTTCACGCATCTGCAGCGGCAGTCACTCGGCTTCTTCACCCGTACTCGCGGCGGCGAGATCCAGTCCCGACTCACCAACGACATCGGCGGCATGCAGACCGTCGTCACGTCCACCGCGACGTCGATCGCCTCCAACGTCACCACGGTCGTCGGCACCGTGATCGCGATGGCCGTCCTCAGCTGGCGGCTGTCCCTGCTCTCCCTGATCGTGCTGCCGCCGGCGATCTGGCTCACTCGTAAGGTCGCGCTGATGCGCCGCGAGATCACCGCGCAGCGCCAGCACGCACTCGCGGACATGCAGACCCAGATCGAAGAGAGCCTGTCGATCAGTGGTGTGCAGCTGGGCAAGACGCTCGGCGCCGGCCCGGCGATGTCCGGCCGCTTCGCCGACACGTCGCACCGGCTGGTGGATCTCGAGGTTCGCTCGCAGCTGTCCGGCCGGTGGCGGATGGCGACGATGAGCATCGTCTTCTCGGCCATCCCCGCGCTGCTGTACCTTGCGGCGGGCCTGCCTGCGACGTCGGGCGGCATGACGATCGGCACCCTGGTTGCGTTCACCGGTCTGCAGACCACGCTGTTCCGGCCGCTCATGGGTCTGCTGGACGTCGGTGTGTCCGTGACGAGTTCACTCGCCCTGTTCAGCCGCATCTTCCAGTATCTCGACCTGCCCGTCGAGATCGACGACCCCGACAAGCCGGTGCCGATGCCGCGCGAGAAGGTGTCCGGTGCTGTGCGGTTCGAGGACGTCGGCTTCCGCTACGAGAACGCCGACCGTCACGCCCTCGCCGGTGTCACCATCGACGTGCCCGCCGGGTCGTCGCTGGCGCTGGTCGGCGAAACCGGCTCGGGTAAGACCACTCTCGCGTCGCTCGTGGCGCGGTTACACGATCCGACGTCCGGCCGGGTGATGATCGACGGCGTCGACCTCCGCGACATCTCGCTCGCGGAGTTGTCCGAACTGGTCGGCGTCGTCTCGCAGGAGACGTACCTGCTGCACGCGACGATCCGGGAGAATCTGCGGCACGCCAGGGCGGCGGCGACCGACGCCGAGATCGTTGCCGCGGCACGGGCCGCGCAGGTACACGAGCTGATCGAGTCGCTGCCCGACGGCTACGACACTGTCGTCGGCGCCCGCGGCCACCGGTTCTCCGGTGGCGAGAAGCAGCGCATCGCCATCGCGCGAACCCTGTTGCGCGACCCCCGAATTCTCGTGCTCGACGAGGCCACCAGCGCCCTCGACAACGAGACTGAGCGGGCGGTGCAGGCCGCGCTCGACGTCGTCAGCCGCGGTCGCACCACGATATCGATCGCGCACCGGCTCTCCACGATCCGTGACGCCGACCAGATTGTGGTTCTCGACCATGGCCGGGTTGCCGAGCGCGGCAACCACGATCAGTTGCGTGTGCTGGGCGGTCGCTATGCCGCGCTGCTCGCTCGCGGGGACAGCGCCGGGAGCGACGACCGTGCGGCCGCTGAGGTGCCGTGCCGACGTCATGCTGCCGGCCGCGAGGAGTCCGGGGAGCGGGTCGCCGTCGAGGTCTGAGGTGCGGCCGCCGCGCCGGCGCAGCCGACTGTCAGGGCGCCTCCATCCGTGCGCATCCTCTACCAACTCCGACACGAAGCGGTATATCGTCCGGCTCTTCGCCGCGCCCGCATCTGGCACCTAACATCTTCTCATGAGCCCGATTCCCATGACTCGCTGCGTCTTCTGCGCCATCGTCGCTGGCGCGGCAGAATCGAGCGTCGTGTACGAGGACGAGCACACGGTCGCGTTCATGGATATCCGGCCCCTCACACCCGGGCACCTGCTGGTGGTACCGAGGGTGCATGCCGCGGATTTGTCGGAACTCGATCCCGGCGCCGGCGGCAGGATGTTCCGGGTCGGTCAGCGATTGGCCCGCGCCTTGCGGGACAGTGAGGTCGATGCAGCTGGGGTGAACTTCTTCCTCGCTGACGGGGTGGAGGCCGGCCAGGAAGTGTTTCACGTGCATCTGCACGTGATCCCCCGGACGGTGGGGGACGGCTTCGGGATTCGGGCGCGTCCGACCATGCCGCCGCGACCCGATCTGGACTATCTCGCCGGTTCGATTCGTGGCCGCCTCGGTTCCGGCCGGGAGGCCTGACGTCATGAACCAGCCACTGCTGCATCACAAGTTTCCCGAGCTCGTGTCGAGACTGCCATACGTGCGGCTCGGTACGGCGCCTACCCCGGTCCGGAGACTAGACGGTCTGGGAAGCCGGAACCGGCTGTGGCTCAAGGACGAGAGTGTGTTCGGCGACGGTGGCTGGGGTGGTAACAAGGTTCGCAAGCTCGAGTGGATCCTTCCCGATGTTCTGGCACGGAAATCGCGGCGGATCATCACCGTCGGTGGGCTCGGTACCAACTGGGGTCTGGCGACGGCGTTGTATGCCAAGAGATTCGGAATAGGCACCGCACTTGCCCTGATCGATCAGCCCGTCGACGACCATGTGCGTGCGCAGCTCGAGCGGCTGCGTCGATCGGGCGCGACGCTGCATTTGACCCGGAACAAGGCCCGTACCGTGGCGTGCGCACCCTGGCTGATGCTGCGGCATACTCGTGGTGGACGATTGCCGTACTATCTGCCGCCTGGTGGTTCGTCGCCGGTCGGTGCGCTCGGGTATGTCGAGGCGGGTCTGGAGATCGCGGCGCAGGTTGAGGCGGGCGACATTCCGGAGCCGGCACACGTCGTAGCAGCCGTCGGGTCCGGAGGTACCGCCGCGGGTCTACTGCTGGGCCTGCGTCTGGCCGGGCTGCGGACGGGCGTCGTCGCGGTGGTGGTCAACGACACCCTGCCTTTGGGACCACGGGAGATTCGTGATCTTGCGGGTCGGACCGAGACTCTCCTGCGTCGGCGTGGTGCGAAGCTCGGCGACATCGATCTGACGTCGGGGAAGCTGACAGTGACCCGTGAATATCTCGGTCCCGGATACGGATACGCCACCGCCGAGGGGCGGGCGGCGCAGCGCGTCGGGCTCGAGCATGGGATCCCGCTCGACCCCGTCTACACCGCCAAGGCGTTTGCCGGATTGCTCGAAATCGACGCGAAGACGCTGGTCGACGATGGCCCTATCGTCATGCTCGACACATTCGGGCCCCGGCCGGACTGACGGTGGCCCCGGCTGGGTGATGCCGGTCCGCGGGCCGGGCCACCGCCTGCAACACCCGGAGGGTGAGGCGCGATGCACCTTCCACCGGACCTGGAGAGGTGGTCGTGATGGACTTTCCGCTCAAACGGGAGGACTTTGCGGCGGGCGCGAGCGGTGACGGCCCGGGCTCAGCCCGGCGGCACGTCAGTACCGCTGAGTGAGAGCAGGACGAGGTCGATCCTGTCGACCGGTACCGCAGCGACTTCTCTTGGGGTGCAGAGCTGTCGCAGGAATTCGGGAGCACGGTCTATGCAGCCCAACAGCTTTCGCTGCGAAGATAGCAGATTGCAACAGGTGTGGCACGACAATCCGGTCCGGAGCAATCACCTGACGTGATGCTTCGTCGGAGTGCTACTCCCGTCGGCGCGGGCACCCGACGGACAGGATGGTGCCATAGTTCGAATATGTATTCGATAATTTCGAAACCTGCGCGGTGAACATCTATGAAGCCCCGACGAGTCCGCATCTATTCGAGTAGAGCGTCCCGGCGGCCGTGGGTAATCGACTGGAGGGGCTGCGGGAAAGGATGGCAAGATAACCCCGGGCTGTGCGATTACTTTCTGCTGTGCCGGAGGTCAGTATCAGCATGACGTCATCACCCATCATTCGCGATACCTTGACTTTCGAACGTAAAATTCCGGCGACGCCAGATGTCGTATGGAGGGCTTACATGGACCCGTCTGCACGGGCCATTTGGTCGGTGCCAGCTGGCGAAGCGCTGGTCTTCGACCGTACGGATTTTCGCCCAGGAGGGCGGGACGAGTACCGATGCGGGCCGATCGACTCGTTACCGTTCCATGGAGTGGTTGACTACCTACACATTGCATCTTCGGCGCTCATCGTCCATACCGACACAGTGACCACGAACGGGGACCTGCTGGCCGCCGCACTGCTGACTTGGGAGTTCACTGACGATCACGATGGCTATACGACGGTCAAAGTCACGAACCAGGTCACCTCATTCGTTGGGGACAGCATGATCGAAGGACACCGCAACGGTCACCTCAAGGCACTCAGTCAACTCGAGGATTTCGTACTATTCAACCGAACAGAGCCCCGCACTTAGCCGGCGTCTCATCGAAGCGACGCGTAGGCTCTCGACTCTCCGTCGGGCGCGGGCTCGCCGGTGACCACGTGGCACCTGATCGAGATGGACACTCGCAGAGACGCTTTCGGAGATCAGCGCACCCTGGGGAGAAGACTGCAGATCACCACAGGTGTGGCACTGGTTCCCCGACGTGCTCGCCATCCGGCTCTCACGCGCGACTCACGAAGGCTAGAGCGGCATCAGCACATACAGACGACGTCCAGATGCCAGGTCCGCGTCCCCGGAATCATCGACAGGCCGCAAGGTGGCGGCGCGGATCGATCCGTTCATGACGATCTCGATCTTGGTTGCACGTGCTGCGCCGAGGCCATCCATCAGATACCGCGGGCTGAATGCGATGGTCAGAGGTTCACCCTCGAACTCACAAGCAAGCGTCTCCTCGCCACGTCCTTCACCGTCGCTGCCAGCGGAGAGATGGACGGCACCGTCGGAGAACGAGAACAGGATCTTCGATCCCCGACTGGCCAGGGGCGACACTCGCTTGATGGCTTCGAGGTCTTCATTACGAACGTGGGCCTGATCAAGCAGTTGCCGTCGGCGCTGAGTGTGCACGTCTATCGTCTGGTGTGGAGGCAGATGGCCTGCCATGGCACAGGTGCCGAATACTCAACGCCGTGGAACGAACCGCGAGCGAGCCCGACCAAAACGCCGAAGCCGAACTCCACTGCTCGAGGAACTCAAACTTCGAGAGCCCATCTTCCACCTTTCAGAGCTGGGCACCAGGCGGGAAGGCTTCAATCGAATCACGGACGCGGACCTCCGGGAGACCAGCGAATTCCGGCTACGCGAGATCGCCCCGGACACTTATCTGCTGACATACACTGCGACTTCCGGAACTATCTGGCACGTTTTTCACCGAATTATTCGGCATAGGCTTGACCGTCAGGTGATTCGAGGGGGACGTTGCCACCTGATCGGTATCGTCGCGGTATGACCCGTCCCGATGTTTCCTGGCAGAGCCGAGCGATGGCGTGGCCGCTGATCGTGGGAGCTGTATTCGGAAGTTACTTCGCGCTTCTCTTCGCAGATTCCAGCGATGTCAGTAGTGTTCTTACCGCGGTCTGCGTCGGGTCGTTGTGCTCGCTTCCTGCCGGCGCGCTGTTGGGAATGGCAGCAATCCTGACGGGGAAGGGCGTCCTCGCGGTCGGCGAGCGAAACGTCCGCGCCGCGGCGCCGACGACGTGGCGGCTCGCATTCGCAACGTCGACGGCTGTGGTGGTCGCGATGATCGTCACTGCTGTGCTCTCCGTCGCAGGAGCGGATGGGTGGAGTATCACCTGGCCTGCGTTGACGATCTCAGCCATTTCCTTCGGCGCAGCATCCGTGTACTATCCCGCAGATTCTGCACACTGATTCACGATGTAGTTCGGATTCGTGGACCTCGACGACCGATTTTTTCTCAGACCGCTTTTTCGGGTTTCGGTGTGCGTTTTGACCATGGCTCACCGCATGTGGCGGAGTACGTCCACGCCGCGGCTGCAACCTCAAAGGACGATGCCTGACCTACGCCGAACGCGAGGAGATCGCCGTCGGCGTCGCTGCAGGCCACAGTATCCGTGACATCGCCCGAACCCTGACGCGGAGTCCATCGACGATCTCGCGGGAGGTCACCCGCAACCGCGAAACTTCCGGACGGTATCGAGCACGATCAGCGCACGCAGCGGCCTACCACCGAGCCTCCCGCCCGAAGCCCGCCAAACTCGCCACCAATGCGACCCCCGCGTGAGAACATGGACAATACCCTGACCCTGCGTCGTTCACCCGAACAGATCGTAGA
Protein-coding sequences here:
- a CDS encoding TetR family transcriptional regulator; translation: MTSAATPKGERRRQALVVAAADLLLEGGFDAVRHRAVATRAGLPLASTTYYFGSLDELVALAVEHNGNRELDAIRERIEEVTQRRRGVESTVDLIVDLLVGPDLDGEGDGARERLIARYERFVASARHPELREVQLRLRAQLDDLLTEVLRRSGRIVREPQLRRLVAVVDGVVVGALSEVDPDPRGMARAMLLDLIDEFAPPSTR
- the purB gene encoding adenylosuccinate lyase — encoded protein: MSRIPNVLANRYASPELKALWSPEYKIVLERQLWLAVLRAQAELGIDVPQEALADYERVLETVDLDSIAERERITRHDVKARIEEFNALAGHEHVHKGLTSRDLTENVEQLQVLRSLEHVYDHGVAIVARLGERAAEYTGFVMAGRSHNVAAQATTLGKRFASAADELLVALTRLRELIDRYPLRGIKGPMGTAQDMLDLLDGDAAKLEQLEKKVAEHLGFAHVFTSVGQVYPRSLDHDVLSALVQVGAAPSSFAHTIRLMAGHELVTEGFQPGQVGSSAMPHKMNTRSCERVNGLQVVLRGYASMAAELAGAQWNEGDVFCSVVRRVALPDAFFAIDGQMETFLTVLAEFGAYPAVIEKELTRYLPFLATTKVLMAAVRAGVGRETAHEVIKEHAVSVALAMREQGKDPDLLDRLAADDRLPLDRAALDEALADKSAFVGAAGAQVDSVVAQVQKLVDANPDAARYAPGAIL
- a CDS encoding Ig-like domain repeat protein — its product is MSGSTNSGSWTFNRTISNGTPVPGETITVTNNIRWNGGLAPTISAFKDIHPACLTYVANSSRVSGKGVGTDSSDPTVVRMTGSWIRSAVDRNIDYTVQYTVGQNCARDVALTTGAGISANQGTGSETANAGPSITVAKSATTTSLTVSPVPQVDSVSTLTATVSGGVAGVVEFSNNGVVLGTGTAVDGVATYSWTPGVADAGQSFSVIAKYLGDASNAASVSVAQTGTVAAAPAVPAAPSDVVVSPAAVVVGDTVTVSGKAEAGSSVVVTAGGQTCSATADVGGVFSCDVVVDVVGSVSVTAVASNGVGSGPASVPVSVEVSKRATATSLTVSPVPQVDSVSTLTATVSGGVAGVVEFSNNGVVLGTGTAVDGVATYSWTPGVADAGQSFSVIAKYLGDASNAASVSVAQTGTVAAAPAVPAAPSDVVVSPAAVVVGDTVTVSGKAEAGSSVVVTAGGQTCSATADVGGVFSCDVVVDVVGSVSVTAVASNGVGSGPASVPVSVEVSKRATATSLTVSPVPQVDSVSTLTATVSGGVAGVVEFSNNGVVLGTGTAVDGVATYSWTPGVADAGQSFSVIAKYLGDASNAASVSVAQTGTVAAAPVGSVVIAVNPAAPISGAPSAITVTGADTGTDVTIKVGAETICTATVTADGTATCTWTPTAAGSQVLTVDVTVGGTANTVTKVVTVEAEEVPGSPTGSLGSLAGLLGSS
- a CDS encoding MarR family transcriptional regulator, producing the protein MTEVPAEELRDLVMSTSRTLRRNWFTALEPWELSPHEFRALRVIHHEADGRPRLGDVAKALSIAPRSATEVVDRLQKRNLVERVADGVDRRAVCVQLTDTGLKLITEMSAARDAQAADFFGSLDAHDRAELRRILGKLAPDDC
- a CDS encoding ABC transporter ATP-binding protein, encoding MTSPHFGGPGGGPIRTRKIDPADRAQLEDSPVSLRRIGSLFAPYRWQICVVMVLIVVSSTISLANPFLVREVIDRAIPDQNVSLLVWAVLGMLAITIAGSVLGVVQTWISTTVGQHIMHDLRTRVFTHLQRQSLGFFTRTRGGEIQSRLTNDIGGMQTVVTSTATSIASNVTTVVGTVIAMAVLSWRLSLLSLIVLPPAIWLTRKVALMRREITAQRQHALADMQTQIEESLSISGVQLGKTLGAGPAMSGRFADTSHRLVDLEVRSQLSGRWRMATMSIVFSAIPALLYLAAGLPATSGGMTIGTLVAFTGLQTTLFRPLMGLLDVGVSVTSSLALFSRIFQYLDLPVEIDDPDKPVPMPREKVSGAVRFEDVGFRYENADRHALAGVTIDVPAGSSLALVGETGSGKTTLASLVARLHDPTSGRVMIDGVDLRDISLAELSELVGVVSQETYLLHATIRENLRHARAAATDAEIVAAARAAQVHELIESLPDGYDTVVGARGHRFSGGEKQRIAIARTLLRDPRILVLDEATSALDNETERAVQAALDVVSRGRTTISIAHRLSTIRDADQIVVLDHGRVAERGNHDQLRVLGGRYAALLARGDSAGSDDRAAAEVPCRRHAAGREESGERVAVEV
- a CDS encoding HIT family protein; this encodes MTRCVFCAIVAGAAESSVVYEDEHTVAFMDIRPLTPGHLLVVPRVHAADLSELDPGAGGRMFRVGQRLARALRDSEVDAAGVNFFLADGVEAGQEVFHVHLHVIPRTVGDGFGIRARPTMPPRPDLDYLAGSIRGRLGSGREA
- a CDS encoding pyridoxal-phosphate dependent enzyme, with product MNQPLLHHKFPELVSRLPYVRLGTAPTPVRRLDGLGSRNRLWLKDESVFGDGGWGGNKVRKLEWILPDVLARKSRRIITVGGLGTNWGLATALYAKRFGIGTALALIDQPVDDHVRAQLERLRRSGATLHLTRNKARTVACAPWLMLRHTRGGRLPYYLPPGGSSPVGALGYVEAGLEIAAQVEAGDIPEPAHVVAAVGSGGTAAGLLLGLRLAGLRTGVVAVVVNDTLPLGPREIRDLAGRTETLLRRRGAKLGDIDLTSGKLTVTREYLGPGYGYATAEGRAAQRVGLEHGIPLDPVYTAKAFAGLLEIDAKTLVDDGPIVMLDTFGPRPD
- a CDS encoding SRPBCC domain-containing protein, with translation MDPSARAIWSVPAGEALVFDRTDFRPGGRDEYRCGPIDSLPFHGVVDYLHIASSALIVHTDTVTTNGDLLAAALLTWEFTDDHDGYTTVKVTNQVTSFVGDSMIEGHRNGHLKALSQLEDFVLFNRTEPRT
- a CDS encoding DNA polymerase III subunit beta, yielding MSPLASRGSKILFSFSDGAVHLSAGSDGEGRGEETLACEFEGEPLTIAFSPRYLMDGLGAARATKIEIVMNGSIRAATLRPVDDSGDADLASGRRLYVLMPL